From Pectinophora gossypiella chromosome 18, ilPecGoss1.1, whole genome shotgun sequence, one genomic window encodes:
- the LOC126375064 gene encoding ATP synthase subunit d, mitochondrial-like, whose product MSRFTKPSINWVELEKLVAPDQKGKFFAFKAKSDAYFRRVESNPPEPPPIDWAEYKKIVPIPGLVDNFQTAYQAFKAPFPADTLTSQVDSQWAKLQEDIKKFVSEQQKEIDTATKEINRIKALPRFEDMTMETFFDMYPDVAIDPVNKPSFWPHNPEEQPDYKEPETKTKK is encoded by the exons atgtcgaGATTCACTAAGCCAAGTATAAACTGGGTAGAATTGGAGAAATTGGTGGCACCAGATCAGAAGGGCAAGTTCTTCGCATTCAAGGCTAAATCGGACGCTTACTTCAGACG TGTGGAATCTAACCCCCCTGAGCCTCCGCCGATCGACTGGGCGGAGTATAAGAAGATAGTCCCGATCCCAGGCCTGGTGGACAACTTCCAGACGGCCTACCAAGCCTTTAAGGCACCCTTCCCAGCAGACACCCTCACCAGTCAGGTCGACAGCCAATGGGCGAAGTTGCAAGAAGACATCAAGAAGTTTGTGTCTGAACAGCAGAAAGAAATTGATAC GGCTACAAAGGAAATAAACAGAATAAAAGCCCTGCCGAGGTTCGAGGATATGACCATGGAGACGTTCTTTGACATGTACCCTGATGTTGCTATAGACCCAGTAAACAAGCCTTCCTTCTGGCCGCACAACCCTGAAGAACAGCCAGATTATAAGGAACCTGAgacaaaaacgaaaaaatga